From a single Arachis hypogaea cultivar Tifrunner chromosome 3, arahy.Tifrunner.gnm2.J5K5, whole genome shotgun sequence genomic region:
- the LOC112790783 gene encoding UDP-glucose 4-epimerase GEPI48 — translation MAAKTILVTGGAGYIGSHTVLQLLNGGFKAVIVDNYDNSSEIAVERVKGLAGQFASNLSCHKLDLRDRERLEKIFASTKFDAVIHFAGLKAVGESVEKPLYYFNNNLIGTIVLLEVMAAHGCKKLVFSSSATVYGWPKQVPCTEEFPLSAANPYGRTKLMIEEICRDLYQSDHGWKIILLRYFNPVGAHPSGNIGEDPRGIPNNLMPFVQQVAVGRRPALTIFGTDYKTSDGTGVRDYIHVVDLADGHIAALNKLEDPKIGCEVYNLGTGKGTSVLEMVKAFENASGKKIPLKMADRRPGDAEIVYASTDKASKELNWKAKYGIDEMCRDQWNWASKNPYGYGSADSKN, via the exons ATGGCCGCCAAAACCATCCTCGTCACCGGTGGAGCGGGCTACATCGGCAGCCACACCGTTCTCCAGCTCCTCAATGGCGGTTTCAAGGCCGTCATCGTCGACAACTACGACAATTCTTCCGAAATCGCCGTCGAGAGGGTCAAGGGACTAGCTGGACAATTCGCCTCCAACCTCTCATGCCATAAG TTAGACCTCCGGGACAGAGAAAGACTTGAGAAAATTTTTGCTTCCACAAA GTTTGATGCTGTGATACATTTTGCTGGACTGAAAGCAGTAGGTGAAAGTGTGGAGAAACCACTGTACTACTTTAATAACAACTTGATTGGGACAATTGTGCTACTTGAAGTCATGGCTGCCCATGGATGCAAGAAG CTTGTGTTCTCATCTTCAGCCACTGTATATGGTTGGCCAAAGCAGGTCCCATGTACAGAAGAGTTCCCTTTGTCAGCAGCAAATCCATATGGACGAACCAAG CTTATGATCGAAGAAATTTGCCGTGATCTCTACCAATCAGATCATGGATGGAAAATAATATTGTTGAGATACTTCAACCCAGTGGGTGCACATCCTAGTGGAAATATTGGTGAGGATCCTCGTGGAATTCCAAACAATCTCATGCCATTTGTTCAGCAAGTAGCTGTCGGCAGACGCCCTGCACTGACAATTTTTGGAACTGACTATAAAACAAGCGATGGCACTGGA GTTCGCGATTACATTCATGTTGTTGATTTAGCAGATGGCCACATAGCTGCATTGAATAAACTAGAGGATCCTAAAATAG GTTGTGAAGTTTATAACTTGGGAACTGGAAAGGGGACGTCAGTTTTGGAGATGGTCAAAGCTTTTGAAAATGCCTCTGGAAAG AAAATTCCACTTAAAATGGCTGATCGGAGACCTGGTGATGCTGAAATCGTTTATGCATCAACAGATAAAGCATCAAAAGAACTCAATTGGAA GGCAAAATATGGCATTGACGAGATGTGCCGTGATCAATGGAATTGGGCTAGCAAAAATCCTTATGGATACGGATCTGCAGACTCTAAGAATTGA